The DNA window CCGTGAATATTCGACTCTTGTTAACTATGCGCTTGACTCGATGTATTAAGATATCCTTAATCGGGCAGCTCGCTGAAGGTCAAAAATGACCAGCGAAGATCAATTTCAAGGAGAGACAATAATGGCTATTCACGCAACCGACGATACTGCAACATTTCTGGAAACCGACGTTATTTCCGGAAACCTGCTTACCAACGACACATCCGACGGTAACCTTTTCCTGCGCTTCTTCGACCAACAGAGCGTCGGCGCCAAGCAGCCCGGCCAAGTTACCGAAATCCAGGGCGACTACGGCACCTTCTACGTCAAGGCCGATGGCAGCTACACCTATGTGCTGAGCGATGCCGCCAAGATCGGCTTCACCAACGGCGAGCTGCTCCAGGAGAAGGTTTCCTACAAAATCTCCGATGGTGCCGGCAACACTGACTTCGGCCTGTTCACCCTGAATATTCAGGGCGTCAGCCAGGTCAATCCGGTCGCTGTCGATGATCATTACAGCTTCAGCGAAGGTGACGCTATCGGGGGCAACGTTCTGGATAACGACATTCCCGGCGACAATGGTCACCTTTTCCTCCGCCAGTTCGACGGCTCGAACGTCAATGCAAGCAGCGGCGCTGTAACCGAGGTTCTCGGTACCTATGGCACGTTCCATGTCCAGGCGAACGGCGAATTCACCTACGAGCTGACGCAGGATATCGCTCCGGGCGCTCAGGTGACGGAAACCATCGAGTACTACAAGATCTCCGATGGTGAAGGCCACACGGATGTAGGCATTCTGACGCTCAACATTACCGGTACCGACGTCGTTTCCGGCGGCGTAGACGTCTGATCATCAAAGTCCGATCAAGAAGCAACGCTCGCGACACATGCTGCGGGCGTTGCCGTTTCTGGCAAGGACTCTGCGGGCACTTTGGCCGCATTGATGATTGAATGATCCGGTGCCGCGTGGTCAGCTTGTCCGCCCTTAATCCGGTACGCAGCTCTCTTTGAAGCCCCGCTGACGCGCGGGAGTTCCCTGCGCTCTTGAATTTCGCGGACAACAAGGTCGAACATTCTTAGCTCGCCGGAAATCGAAATACTGCGAACGGCTGTAATCACCCGCTGCAGCGCTGCCGAAGCCGCGCCGTGGCGCCTTCCCCGACACTTGCCCAGACCCGATCGAGGACTGGGCGCAGCTGCGGACTCACCGCTTTTATGGTGGCATTGACCCTGCAGCGGTCGCCGCGTTTCAGCATTGTCGTAAGATCGCTGTCGACTGCGCTGCTCGCCGCCGAAAGCGTTGCATGGGTGAAATCGTTCCAGAAATAAAATCGGGTCAGGATGATCGACTCGTCGTAGGGCGCGAGAGCGACCGAACGTTTCATCATGCCTGCGACCTGAAGCGGCTCCTCCGCAATTGCCGACTGAACGGCGGCGAGACGAAGCCAGAAATTGCTGTTTGTAGGCATGCACGAGAGCGCGTGCTGGAGATACCGGCGGGCATCCGACGCCGCGGCAACCCAGGCATCGTAGTTGATATTGACGTTCTGTCGATCGAGCTGCGCCAGAACAAGCGTAACACCGGCGGCGACAATGTCGGATCGGCAATAGCGTCCGTCAACCACCTCAATCGTGCGAGCCGCATATCTCGCTGCGACGTCGTTCGGGACAGTTTGGCCGCGCTCCATCCTTTCGGCGACAATAGAAATGCTGGCCGTCCTTATCGAAGCATAGAGCTCTCGGCCGGCCAGCATCGTAAAGATTACAGCGACGATAAGGAAAGTGATCCTCGTGGGCGAAACATACCGAGCGCCAAGCATCAGCTTTCAGTATAATATCGCGAATACCGCTTGTAATAATATTCGCTGGAACCGAACGTCCGGTAAAGCTTCATCTGCGCCGGATCGACCTTGGTCAATATGGCACCAACGCACTTGGAATACAGATCCGGCTCAGACAACAGTGTCGACTGCACCACCTTCCGCGAAGTCTTGCCCCACTCGATCACGAACACGACGGCGTCGAGCTTCGGATTAATGGCGCGCGCATCCACCACCGGAGCCAGAGGAGGCAAGTCAACGATAATGTAATCGAAACTTTGACGCGCGATTTCCAGAAGCTGATCCATACCGCGCGATGCGAGCAGCTCCGACGAATGCGGAACGCGATATCGTGCCACGGTCGGCAAGAATGCCAGCTTGGTCCTGGGGTCGAGGAGAATGAGATCCTTCAGCGGACGATTGTCGACAATCGCTTCAAGCAAGCCGGCTTCCGCGTGACGGCCGATGGCGCGCGTCGCTCCTGGATTCCGCATATCGCCGTCGATGAGCAGGCACCGTGCACCTTGCATGGCCAGAAGCTTGGCAAAGTTGATGGCTGTCGTCGACTTACCTTCACCAGGCAAGCTCGACACCATACCGATGACCTTGCAGCGCTGATCGGACGCACTGATATCGATCGCAATTTTCGCGCTACGCAGCGTCTCGGCGAATGCCGACAGCGGATGCTCCTCGACATAAGTCGTTGTCTTTCCGCCCCTGGCGATGCTTCGCGGGTTCCCTGGATCGACAAGCGTCGGATCCTCGACATTGTTCTCAATCAGCGGCATGACGCCAAGAGATTCGACATCGAGCATATCCCTGACATCGTCACCAGTGCGGAAGAAGCGATCGCGGAATTCACGGAAAGCTCCAATGCCGCTACCGAACGCGCACCCCAGGAACATTGCGAAAGCGATAACGAGGCTTCTTTTTGGAGCGCTCGGCTTCGTCGGCGTCTCCGCGGTCGTGATGATACGTGCGGCAGTTATCGGGAAGCTCTGCTGCTGGATCGCTTCTTGATAGCGCGCCAGGAAGCTCTGATAGAGATTCTTGTAGGTATCCCGTGTCCGCTCAAGTTCGCGGAGCTGTACCTGCGTCTCGCCCGCCGTTGCGGCCACACCCGTTGCCTTATCAACGCTGTCGCGCAGCGATTTTTCGCGGGATTGCGCAACTGTTAGCTCGCTCTGATAGCTTTCGGCGATGCGATTAAGTTCATCGAACATGAGCCTTTCGTATTCGGCCATTTCCGCACGAAGCCGAACTGCCTGAACGTGGTCCGGGCCAAGCCGCGCTTCGATTTCGGCCTCGAGCTTCGAAGCTTCCAGATATTTCTTGCGAAGATCGTTTGAAATAGAGCTGTCGAGTACATCGGTCACGATCGCATCGGTCTGTCTGGCGTCGATAATCGATTTGATGCGGGTATATTTCGCCTCGGCCTGCGCCGTTTCGGCCTGAGCCTTGATTAACTGGGTGTTCAGCTCGGAAAGCTGCTGCTCACTAAGCAAGGTGCCCGACCCTGCCTCGACAAGGCCATGCTCGCTGCGGAATTTCTGCACTGCGAGATCGGTATCCAAGGCCTGTTGCCGCAGCTCTTCGATACGCTCCTGCAGCCACTCGCCGGCTCGGCGTGTCGCCTCATACTTCGAATTCAGTTTATCAACCAGATAAACATCGGCAATAGCGGCGGCGATTTCACGCGCCAGGTCGGGCGACTGCGAGGTATAAGTGACGTCGAGAACGTAGGATTTGCCGACACGCTCGACATCGATGTTGCCGGCGACGGTTTCCGCGGCCCATCGCCGCTTCATTTCCGGATCTGGAGCAACTGCCACGTCATCGGCGAACCAGGAGCGAAAATTCAGCAGTGATTTCAGCGTTGCCACAGAAAAGAGCGAGTTTTTCTGTGCCGTGAAAACCGGATCGTCCACCAGTTTCAACTTGTCGACGACCGCATAGGCGATCGTATCGGACTTCAGCAGCTCGACCTGACTGAGGACCGTGCCTTCGTCATCGTCTAGCTGGCCGAAGGCCGCGAGCTGGTTAATCATCTGATTGTCGCTGCGGTCGATCAGCACTTTGGTCTCGGCTGTGTAGACCGGCACTGCAGTCAGGACATAGACGACACCAAGAATGGCAAAGACGAAAGCGCATACCGCAACGATCCGCCACTGCCGACGGACAATTGCGATAAGCTTGTCGAAATCGATGAAATCAGCTTCGTTTCCCGTATCGCGGGAAGGGTCGATACGCGGCGTAAGTTTATCTGGCGACAGCAATTTCGATCTCCAACAAAGGCGTCAAGCGCTAAGATCTACAGGCAATTCCAGCTATTGTGTGACGGGGACGCTCTGACTCGTCGACTCCGTCGTATCAGATGACGACTGTCCCGCTCCTCCCGTGCTGATGGCTATCGTCGTCGAACTCCTGGACGAGCTGTCCTCCTCCTCGCTCGCATCCGAAACCCTCAGCGTGCCCGCAGTCGTGGCGCTGCCATCAAACGGCGTACCGTCATCCGAGCCCGGGCCTGTCGGCCCAATTGAGCCAGTGTTGCCGATACCGGATGCTGCGGCAAGCGCACCTGTGCTGGGGCCAAGCGCGGCGGTCCCGCCTTCTGCGAGAACTTTTGCGAAGGCTGTCAGCAGCGGCGCAAGGTTGGGATCGGCGCTGGCCGCTTCGGCAACCGCTTTTTCGATCGCCAGTTTGAACTGCGGATCCGACACCTGGCAACTGTTTGCGGCTCGCCCAAGACCCGATCCGATCGCGGCCATCTGCGCGGCACTGGCACTCTTAGCCTGCTCGATCACCGGCAACAGGGCGTCGTTGCTGCTCGCCACCAGCGCTCGAACGCGCGATGACAAAACCAGCGGATCGGACATGTCGAGCAAAACGGCAGGACTGGCGGTAAATCCGCTGACGTCAACGGTTGTGAGATTTGCAGCCCCCAGGCAAGCAGCCGCGAAAGCGCTCGAAGTCATGCCGACAAACATTGCCGCGGCAATTCCGCCATATGCAAGTTTACGATGAACACTAAACCTTGCCATAAGTGGCTTCCTTCATCAAATCCACTATCGAAAAACAGGCCCCGGCACCGATCGTTTATGAGCGGCGCCGGCTATTCCCCATTAACGCCCGAGCTCTCGCACCGCACTGCGTGTATCGCGTGCGTCGTCCGTCACGCCGGCCACAGTGGACGATACCGAGTTTACGATGTCAAGGAACTTGACCAATTCAATAGAGTCCGAATTGGAAATATAGATAATATCCTTGTCTTCCATCTTGAATTGCTGAGCAGCAAACAGGGTTGCCGGGTCACGAAGATTGGCGCGGACAATCACAGGAACCGTATCGCCAGCGAACCTCGTCGTATCCACATGCATCGCCGCAACCGTCTTCTTCGGGACAAGACGGTAGAGCAGGACCTGAGACGGATCCGCCCGATCGTCACGCAGGCCGCCGGCCTTGGCGATCGCCTCCCCGAGGCTCAGGTCCGACTCTTCGAAATCAAACCGGCCGCTGACGCCAGCTGCGCCGAGCGCGAGAAAGGTGCGGCGCTCATGATCGACGGAGATCGTATCATCCGGCGCGACATAGATATTCTCAGCGGGGTTCTTCAGCAGCGTATTATAAGCGACGGTTGCCGTCCTGCCGCGGCGCTGCAGCGTCACATTCGTTTCGATGTTATTGGTCGTCAAACCACCCGCGGCGGAAATGACGTCGAGAATGCGCTCACCGGCCGGGCTGACCTGAACGCGCTGAGGATTGTTGACGTCCCCAAGCACGGCTACCTGACTCGAGCGGTTGGTGGTCGTTGTGATCACCACCTGAGGCTCGATTGCGCGGCTGGCCAGACGGTCCTCCACATCCTGCTCAACGGTCTCCTTCAGGCGACCGGCAGCCGGAACGCGACCCGCGTAGGGGATCGTGATCGTTCCGTTTCTGTCGATGGTCTGCGCCGGCAGAGAGATATAATTGCCAGGTCGGCTACCGGCGTCGGAGGGAATGAAGAGGCCGCCGGACTGCGCTTCAAAGATCGCAACCTCGACGACATCGCCATAACCAAGCGGAATTTCAGGCGCACCGCCGCGACCACCACCAAAACCCTTGAAGGAGGTGGGCTGCGGAGATGAGAAATAGGGCAGGACGTTCTTGCTGAGATCAATCAGGGCGTAGTCGATACCGACGCGACGCTCCTTCGTTGTTACCTTCACCGCCGCCCCTCGATCAACATCTTTGTGATCTGGGCCGGACCTTGGCAAGGACGTGCAGCTTGCCAATATACTCGTTAGCGCTACAACAATGGCGACGCGTGTACTACCAACAGGAAAACAACCCATAGAATAACCCGTGTTGACGCCCTTGAAGCTACTGCTCCGCAATCGGACAAATTACAAGACAATCCCTGATCATTAATTACCAAAAGCCGTTTATCATTCTCTAACTGTGGCAGCTTGGCAACGCCAAGCCCTTCAACAAACGAACGGCCTCGGCCCGGCTCTCTGACGCCGGCGATAATCTAAAGGCTGCGTCCGCTATAAAATCTCTTGCATTTAAGAGTCAACCCGCAGCCCTCAATCTGTCGGTATTTTCGGAAAACCTTCATAATTCCATTTATTTAAACTGTTATGCGCTGGTCGGTCACCCATATTGGCGTTCATTTTTGCCATGACTGCGGCCGAGGCTGATCGCCACGACGGCGCTCAGAAAGGCGGAGAAAAATACCGCGAAGCCAGGGATTTGAAGCGAAAAGTCGACCGCCGCATGAAGGGCGACCAGGACCGTTCCCGCTATGCCGAGTAGAACATAGTACCTGAGGCGCCGCCTCTCGGAGAGCCCACGCCAGAAAACCCTCGCAAGCACCGCGAAAGTAACGAGCGTCGCAACCGGAAACGTTACCCCCAGCCCCAGAAATCCTTCGAGATAGAAATTATGTGCGCGGTCAAAAATCCCGAAGATGCCGCAGGCTGGATCGCGGTAGGCCGAAAACACCGTGCGAAAGGTTCCCAGGCCAGTTCCCGTCAACCAGTGATCCGAAATGGCACGCCATATGCCCGGCAGAATACAGAAACGATCGTCATCCTCGAGCCGCCGCTCCTGTGCACGCAAAATCGCTCGTCCTGCAAACATGCTTAGCAAAAGAACGATGAAGATGACCGCGGAAAGAAGCTTCAACACCGAGCGCCATCTCGGCACCGGTGTTATGTATCGCCTTGAGCTGTTCCAATTGATGACAAGCCATGGAAAATAGATGAGAGCAGCAACAAAAGTCGCGAATATGCCGGCGCGTGATCGGCTCAGCATCAACGCGGTGAAACATGCGCACAGGAGCAGAATGCAGATCCATGTTCTCAAGAGCAGAAGGTTTCGGCCGGGCTCGCCAGGCGGGTGGGCTGAATAGGAACGAGCGATGTCCCTCACCAGCGTCAGCATGAGCAACGTTCCTAGTCCGAGGAAGGTCGCAGCGGTATTGCGGTTGACGAAGACGGCGGTCAGGCTGTCGAGATAGGCGTGTTTTTCGACGACGATCAGGACGTCGGGAAACATGGAGAATTGCAGCAGGCCGAAAACGGCGACGCCCCCTGCAGCAAGTCCCAGACCGGTAAGCAATTTCCGTGCGCGTTGATCGGTATCGCACAAGATCAGGCCGGTCAGAAACGTCACGAAAGGAAGAGCCACCCAGAGGATCGAGGCAAGCGTATCGGCCGGCTCGACGGAGATCACTGCATGTTGGACGCCCGCCAGATCGCGCGCAGCGCGCCAAGCGGGGTTCGCCAGCCAGTTGGCCGGCAATTCGATTGTCTGGATAAACGTCCAGCTCGTCAGCACGACGAGTAAAGACAAGGCGATGTTGAACACCCACCTCCCGTGTTTTGGCAGCGCGAACAGCAATCCCGCAAGGATGGCGAGAGCAAACATTCCGATTGCGGCGAAAGCGAAGGGAAAGGGCGTGACGCTCCCAAAAGGAACGAGTGTCAATATAACCAGGCCGATAAAGGCAACGAGAATCGCCTCCCGCAAGACCTGCCTGTTGATGAGGTTGGATAGCATTTGACTTCGCTTACCAGCAGCGGCACCGAGGGGATTACAACCGTTACGGTTAATATACTCGTACTAACATAAGTTGCATATCAAGCGCTAGCGTGTTAAAGTGCAACAGAATTCCACATAGTTTAAAATTGTCTCGAACGGCTTAAGCCAATCGAGACAAGACCCGATTATGCTCCTCATGCAGCAGAAACGGGATAGACGTTCTGTGCCATATACTTGGCAGATCACTAAATCGCCATGCCATTGACTGCGCGAAAAGGCAAGCCTGATCTCAATCGGTTGCCCTGACGGGGATTTAAGAGATGAAGAAAACGTTTGTTACACTTCTGGCGCTTGCTTTTACGGCTGGCAATGCCTGCTCGGCATTTGCCGCCGGCCCCACAGGTCTTGCCCGCGGCCTGAACGACAATTCGGCGGTCAGCTACATCTCTGAAAAAGGCAAGATCATTCCGCCCTTCGCCCAGGTGCTGTTCTGCGCCCAGAACCCAGCCGAATGCCGCGACAACAATGGATTGGCTGTCATCACGCTGACGGA is part of the Rhizobium bangladeshense genome and encodes:
- a CDS encoding Ig-like domain-containing protein; translation: MAIHATDDTATFLETDVISGNLLTNDTSDGNLFLRFFDQQSVGAKQPGQVTEIQGDYGTFYVKADGSYTYVLSDAAKIGFTNGELLQEKVSYKISDGAGNTDFGLFTLNIQGVSQVNPVAVDDHYSFSEGDAIGGNVLDNDIPGDNGHLFLRQFDGSNVNASSGAVTEVLGTYGTFHVQANGEFTYELTQDIAPGAQVTETIEYYKISDGEGHTDVGILTLNITGTDVVSGGVDV
- a CDS encoding polysaccharide biosynthesis tyrosine autokinase, yielding MLSPDKLTPRIDPSRDTGNEADFIDFDKLIAIVRRQWRIVAVCAFVFAILGVVYVLTAVPVYTAETKVLIDRSDNQMINQLAAFGQLDDDEGTVLSQVELLKSDTIAYAVVDKLKLVDDPVFTAQKNSLFSVATLKSLLNFRSWFADDVAVAPDPEMKRRWAAETVAGNIDVERVGKSYVLDVTYTSQSPDLAREIAAAIADVYLVDKLNSKYEATRRAGEWLQERIEELRQQALDTDLAVQKFRSEHGLVEAGSGTLLSEQQLSELNTQLIKAQAETAQAEAKYTRIKSIIDARQTDAIVTDVLDSSISNDLRKKYLEASKLEAEIEARLGPDHVQAVRLRAEMAEYERLMFDELNRIAESYQSELTVAQSREKSLRDSVDKATGVAATAGETQVQLRELERTRDTYKNLYQSFLARYQEAIQQQSFPITAARIITTAETPTKPSAPKRSLVIAFAMFLGCAFGSGIGAFREFRDRFFRTGDDVRDMLDVESLGVMPLIENNVEDPTLVDPGNPRSIARGGKTTTYVEEHPLSAFAETLRSAKIAIDISASDQRCKVIGMVSSLPGEGKSTTAINFAKLLAMQGARCLLIDGDMRNPGATRAIGRHAEAGLLEAIVDNRPLKDLILLDPRTKLAFLPTVARYRVPHSSELLASRGMDQLLEIARQSFDYIIVDLPPLAPVVDARAINPKLDAVVFVIEWGKTSRKVVQSTLLSEPDLYSKCVGAILTKVDPAQMKLYRTFGSSEYYYKRYSRYYTES
- a CDS encoding sugar transporter: MARFSVHRKLAYGGIAAAMFVGMTSSAFAAACLGAANLTTVDVSGFTASPAVLLDMSDPLVLSSRVRALVASSNDALLPVIEQAKSASAAQMAAIGSGLGRAANSCQVSDPQFKLAIEKAVAEAASADPNLAPLLTAFAKVLAEGGTAALGPSTGALAAASGIGNTGSIGPTGPGSDDGTPFDGSATTAGTLRVSDASEEEDSSSRSSTTIAISTGGAGQSSSDTTESTSQSVPVTQ
- a CDS encoding polysaccharide biosynthesis/export family protein codes for the protein MGCFPVGSTRVAIVVALTSILASCTSLPRSGPDHKDVDRGAAVKVTTKERRVGIDYALIDLSKNVLPYFSSPQPTSFKGFGGGRGGAPEIPLGYGDVVEVAIFEAQSGGLFIPSDAGSRPGNYISLPAQTIDRNGTITIPYAGRVPAAGRLKETVEQDVEDRLASRAIEPQVVITTTTNRSSQVAVLGDVNNPQRVQVSPAGERILDVISAAGGLTTNNIETNVTLQRRGRTATVAYNTLLKNPAENIYVAPDDTISVDHERRTFLALGAAGVSGRFDFEESDLSLGEAIAKAGGLRDDRADPSQVLLYRLVPKKTVAAMHVDTTRFAGDTVPVIVRANLRDPATLFAAQQFKMEDKDIIYISNSDSIELVKFLDIVNSVSSTVAGVTDDARDTRSAVRELGR
- a CDS encoding O-antigen ligase family protein; protein product: MLSNLINRQVLREAILVAFIGLVILTLVPFGSVTPFPFAFAAIGMFALAILAGLLFALPKHGRWVFNIALSLLVVLTSWTFIQTIELPANWLANPAWRAARDLAGVQHAVISVEPADTLASILWVALPFVTFLTGLILCDTDQRARKLLTGLGLAAGGVAVFGLLQFSMFPDVLIVVEKHAYLDSLTAVFVNRNTAATFLGLGTLLMLTLVRDIARSYSAHPPGEPGRNLLLLRTWICILLLCACFTALMLSRSRAGIFATFVAALIYFPWLVINWNSSRRYITPVPRWRSVLKLLSAVIFIVLLLSMFAGRAILRAQERRLEDDDRFCILPGIWRAISDHWLTGTGLGTFRTVFSAYRDPACGIFGIFDRAHNFYLEGFLGLGVTFPVATLVTFAVLARVFWRGLSERRRLRYYVLLGIAGTVLVALHAAVDFSLQIPGFAVFFSAFLSAVVAISLGRSHGKNERQYG